The Haloferax sp. Atlit-12N genome window below encodes:
- a CDS encoding ABC transporter permease: MSVASYLWRYPSALMAWRNLGRNKLRTALAALGIVIGVVSICSLGMATVALQQQANSQLGDIGNEVTLSSGQDSATDGVTPDQVEMMENLAGDAAVVPQKTNSTTLTTRNGQEARMSVTGVTNAAALYNLTSGDAPTRLQSGALISNDTAQTLGLELGDPVEYDGKLYRIEGFIEESGSSFGPGGGGELVLPLSALSDQQYYDTVTIVAADGTEAEEIGTTLDDYFNTDEEEEMSIRTAGNAQQVGGFLDTLSTALLAIGGISLVVASVAILNVMLMSTVERRGEIGVLRAVGIRRIEVLRMILTEATLMGALGGLVGAVASLAAGLVIFNTLTGDPLAALDWSSSQYLVYGFGFAVVASVLSGIYPAWKAANDRPVDALRG; the protein is encoded by the coding sequence GTGAGCGTCGCCAGCTACCTGTGGCGGTACCCGAGCGCGCTCATGGCGTGGCGCAACCTCGGCCGCAACAAGCTCAGAACCGCGCTGGCGGCGCTCGGCATCGTCATCGGCGTCGTCTCCATCTGCTCGCTCGGGATGGCGACGGTGGCCCTCCAACAGCAGGCGAACTCCCAACTCGGCGACATCGGCAACGAGGTGACGCTCTCGTCGGGACAGGACAGCGCCACCGACGGTGTGACCCCCGACCAAGTCGAGATGATGGAGAACCTCGCGGGCGACGCGGCGGTGGTCCCCCAGAAGACGAACTCGACGACGCTGACGACGAGAAACGGACAGGAGGCGCGGATGAGCGTCACGGGGGTGACGAACGCGGCCGCGCTGTACAACCTCACGTCTGGCGACGCGCCCACTCGCCTCCAGTCGGGCGCGCTCATCAGCAACGACACGGCCCAGACGCTCGGCTTGGAGCTGGGCGACCCCGTCGAGTACGACGGGAAACTGTACAGAATCGAGGGCTTCATCGAGGAGTCGGGGTCGTCGTTCGGTCCCGGCGGCGGCGGCGAACTCGTCTTGCCGCTGTCGGCGCTGTCCGACCAGCAGTACTACGACACGGTGACTATCGTCGCCGCCGACGGCACCGAAGCCGAGGAAATCGGGACCACCCTCGACGACTACTTCAACACCGACGAAGAGGAGGAGATGAGCATCCGGACGGCCGGCAACGCCCAGCAGGTCGGCGGGTTCCTCGATACGCTGTCGACGGCCCTGCTGGCGATAGGCGGCATCTCGCTCGTCGTGGCGAGCGTCGCCATCCTCAACGTGATGCTGATGAGCACGGTCGAACGCCGCGGCGAAATCGGCGTCCTCCGCGCGGTCGGAATCCGCCGCATCGAGGTGTTGCGGATGATTCTGACCGAAGCGACGCTCATGGGGGCGCTCGGCGGCCTCGTCGGCGCGGTCGCGTCGCTCGCCGCGGGGCTGGTGATATTCAACACGCTCACCGGCGACCCGCTGGCCGCGCTCGACTGGAGTAGCTCGCAGTACCTCGTCTACGGGTTCGGATTCGCCGTCGTGGCGAGCGTCCTGAGCGGCATCTACCCCGCGTGGAAGGCCGCGAACGACCGCCCGGTCGACGCTCTCAGAGGCTGA
- a CDS encoding lysylphosphatidylglycerol synthase transmembrane domain-containing protein codes for MRRGVRFVVGAGLGIGALAVYLWYVGPEEVGSRVTAVAPWAVGVVCALMLAEATVDGLGVWASVRPLRGGLSPRASVQFAFAGDFFDVLSPAGPVSSEPIMAQFFGVATETSYSEALGVRGVAKYVKSAAQLLLSVAIVGVLFLDAPTPRFVLVTLSGAVVALLVVGAALIWARDALSAVVVAVLAPVVRVVSELTRETPVGRGAVAAAVERFWERVVHFRDAPELLGLIALSGVFEQLITSLALWVALAGTGTTVAFLPIVAVIPLPQAASVVPIPGSLGAYDVLLAGALSLTTGAPVAGAAAAVLVVRTFELLVSLGCGGVATGFLRGFRA; via the coding sequence GTGAGACGCGGGGTTCGATTCGTCGTCGGCGCGGGACTCGGCATCGGAGCGCTCGCGGTGTACCTCTGGTACGTCGGCCCGGAAGAGGTCGGCTCGCGCGTCACGGCCGTCGCTCCGTGGGCCGTCGGCGTCGTCTGCGCTCTGATGCTCGCCGAGGCGACCGTCGACGGCCTCGGCGTCTGGGCGTCGGTGCGCCCCCTTCGGGGCGGGCTCTCGCCACGGGCGAGCGTCCAGTTCGCGTTCGCCGGCGACTTCTTCGACGTGCTCAGCCCCGCCGGCCCGGTGAGTTCGGAGCCCATCATGGCGCAGTTCTTCGGCGTCGCGACCGAGACGAGCTACAGCGAGGCCCTCGGGGTCCGCGGCGTCGCCAAGTACGTCAAATCCGCCGCACAGCTTCTCCTGTCGGTCGCCATCGTCGGCGTCCTCTTTCTCGACGCGCCGACGCCGCGGTTCGTCCTCGTGACGCTGTCCGGCGCGGTCGTCGCGCTGTTGGTCGTCGGTGCCGCGCTCATCTGGGCGCGAGACGCGCTCTCGGCGGTCGTCGTCGCTGTCTTGGCCCCGGTCGTCCGCGTTGTCTCTGAACTCACTCGCGAGACACCGGTCGGCCGTGGGGCCGTCGCCGCCGCGGTCGAACGGTTCTGGGAGCGCGTCGTCCACTTCCGAGACGCGCCGGAACTCCTCGGCCTCATCGCGCTCAGCGGCGTCTTCGAGCAACTGATCACGTCGCTCGCGCTCTGGGTCGCACTCGCGGGCACCGGCACGACGGTGGCGTTTCTCCCGATCGTCGCCGTCATCCCGCTCCCGCAGGCGGCGAGCGTCGTCCCCATTCCGGGGAGCCTCGGCGCGTACGACGTGCTTCTCGCGGGCGCGCTCAGCCTCACCACAGGCGCGCCGGTTGCGGGGGCGGCCGCGGCGGTGCTCGTCGTGCGGACGTTCGAACTCCTCGTGTCGCTCGGGTGTGGTGGGGTCGCCACCGGGTTCCTGCGCGGCTTTCGGGCCTGA
- the fer gene encoding ferredoxin Fer — protein sequence MDSPFETLGIDPDADEDELVDAYRRRVKSAHPDHGGSAEEFQAVRTAYEAIRAGYEPGDELEPVEADSRRPANEGTSRNGQHDAGTARNGQTGDDPEPEAERRGARVEFLDYDVLTDRGWSLDDDDLFEKAAESGLDGDAYGEVFVEPRTNLLKAAEDAGHSWPFACRGGACANCAVAVVEGDVKMPSNHILSEEMLEQGVRLSCISLPVTDDLQVVYNIEHLPGLDELRLPPQHARKMSAGD from the coding sequence GTGGACTCCCCGTTCGAGACGCTCGGCATCGACCCGGACGCAGACGAGGACGAACTCGTCGACGCGTACCGTCGGCGGGTGAAGTCGGCCCACCCGGACCACGGCGGGTCGGCCGAAGAATTTCAGGCTGTTCGGACGGCCTACGAGGCGATTCGCGCCGGCTACGAGCCCGGCGACGAACTCGAACCCGTCGAGGCGGACAGCCGTCGCCCGGCCAACGAGGGGACGAGCCGAAACGGACAGCACGACGCCGGCACCGCCCGGAACGGACAGACCGGGGACGACCCAGAGCCCGAGGCTGAACGACGCGGGGCGCGAGTCGAGTTCCTCGACTACGACGTGCTCACCGACCGCGGCTGGTCGCTCGACGACGACGACCTCTTCGAGAAGGCCGCCGAAAGCGGCCTCGACGGCGACGCCTACGGCGAGGTGTTCGTCGAGCCGCGGACCAACCTCCTGAAGGCGGCCGAGGACGCGGGCCACAGTTGGCCCTTCGCCTGCCGCGGCGGGGCCTGCGCGAACTGCGCGGTGGCGGTCGTCGAGGGCGACGTGAAGATGCCTTCGAACCACATCCTCTCGGAGGAGATGCTGGAACAGGGCGTCCGGCTGTCGTGTATCAGCCTCCCGGTGACCGACGACCTGCAGGTCGTCTACAACATCGAGCATCTCCCCGGCCTCGACGAACTTCGGCTCCCCCCGCAGCACGCCCGGAAGATGAGCGCCGGCGACTGA
- a CDS encoding TlpA family protein disulfide reductase: protein MKGTPTRRDFLRLAGAGAVAGTVGLAGCLGGSGGGSVDAGGDTTTTGDGTAGASAGDGAWRTAELTDVRTGETFTIEGLLDRPILLETFAVWCSNCLRQQRELIEFHEAVGDDVLTVALDIDPNEDAEKVRKHAADHGFDWRYAVSPESVTKSLTAEFGSSMASAPVVPMVRLCPDGSATRLKDGHKTTAFLRERVGEC from the coding sequence ATGAAAGGAACGCCGACGCGGAGAGACTTCCTCCGACTCGCGGGCGCGGGCGCCGTGGCGGGAACGGTCGGGCTGGCGGGATGCCTCGGTGGAAGCGGCGGCGGAAGTGTCGATGCCGGCGGTGACACGACGACGACCGGAGACGGGACGGCCGGCGCGTCAGCCGGCGACGGCGCGTGGCGGACGGCCGAACTCACCGACGTGCGAACCGGCGAGACGTTCACTATCGAGGGGCTCCTCGACCGACCGATTCTCCTGGAGACGTTCGCGGTGTGGTGCTCGAACTGCCTGCGCCAACAGCGCGAGCTAATCGAGTTCCACGAGGCCGTCGGCGACGACGTGCTGACGGTCGCGCTCGACATCGACCCCAACGAGGACGCCGAGAAGGTCAGGAAACACGCGGCGGACCACGGCTTCGACTGGCGCTACGCCGTCTCGCCCGAGTCGGTCACGAAGAGTCTCACCGCCGAGTTCGGGTCGTCGATGGCGAGCGCGCCGGTCGTTCCGATGGTCAGGCTCTGTCCCGACGGGAGCGCGACGCGGCTCAAAGACGGCCACAAGACGACCGCGTTCCTCCGCGAGCGGGTCGGCGAGTGCTGA
- a CDS encoding cytochrome c biogenesis protein CcdA, with the protein MLTDLAPRLFELFVLGVGTPLTAACALPLYPGFLAYLARQSSRASGESSSQAGATGDSDDSGDSDGGLPIAVLGGLVTAGAVSFMLVVGVVFSLLLEVSLTAVVEVVSPAAFVVLFVVSLALLFDAKVFARLPTVEPPETRHPALSAFAYGFFFGAIVLPCNPGFIALFFARVPVLFDTAAESLLGFLAFGLGIGAPLLVFALVSERYSRRATRWFARHTTAINRVTGAVMLVVSAYYLLVVFDVLGVAPALESLLDAVV; encoded by the coding sequence GTGCTGACCGACCTCGCGCCGCGGCTGTTCGAACTGTTCGTCCTCGGCGTCGGCACCCCGCTCACCGCGGCCTGCGCCCTCCCGCTGTACCCCGGCTTCCTCGCGTATCTCGCGCGACAGAGTTCGCGTGCGAGCGGGGAATCATCCTCTCAGGCGGGTGCGACCGGCGACAGCGACGACAGCGGCGACAGCGACGGCGGCCTCCCGATAGCCGTCCTCGGCGGCCTCGTCACCGCCGGCGCGGTGTCGTTCATGCTCGTCGTCGGCGTCGTGTTCTCGCTCCTCCTCGAAGTGTCGCTCACGGCGGTCGTCGAGGTGGTCTCGCCGGCGGCCTTCGTCGTGCTCTTCGTCGTGAGCCTCGCGCTCCTCTTCGACGCGAAGGTGTTCGCGCGACTCCCGACTGTCGAACCACCCGAGACGCGTCACCCGGCGCTGTCGGCGTTCGCCTACGGATTTTTCTTCGGTGCAATCGTCCTCCCCTGCAACCCCGGTTTCATCGCCCTGTTCTTCGCGCGCGTCCCCGTGCTGTTCGACACCGCCGCCGAGAGCCTCCTCGGGTTCCTCGCGTTCGGCCTCGGCATCGGCGCGCCGCTCCTCGTCTTCGCCCTCGTCTCGGAGCGGTACAGCCGACGGGCGACCCGGTGGTTCGCCCGCCACACGACCGCCATCAACCGCGTCACCGGCGCGGTCATGCTGGTCGTCAGCGCCTACTACCTGCTCGTCGTCTTCGACGTGCTCGGCGTCGCCCCGGCCCTCGAATCGCTCCTCGACGCGGTCGTCTGA
- a CDS encoding peptidylprolyl isomerase: MAIESGDRVALAYVGRFEDGTVFNTSRYEVAVEHGLYEAQEKDRDDYAPQTFVVGAGQIIPGLDEAVVGMSAGEEATVTVPPADAYGEFDPDRIRTYDPETFEGMVGEEPEVGLHVHAENGLHGDVTAVRDDEVEVDFNHELAGKTLVFDIEIVAVQ; encoded by the coding sequence ATGGCAATCGAGTCGGGAGACCGAGTCGCGCTCGCGTACGTCGGACGCTTCGAAGACGGGACCGTCTTCAACACCTCGCGGTACGAGGTCGCGGTCGAACACGGCCTGTACGAGGCCCAAGAGAAGGACCGCGACGACTACGCCCCCCAGACGTTCGTCGTCGGCGCGGGGCAGATAATTCCGGGGCTCGACGAGGCCGTCGTCGGGATGTCGGCCGGTGAGGAGGCCACCGTGACCGTCCCGCCGGCGGACGCCTACGGCGAGTTCGACCCCGACCGGATTCGGACCTACGACCCCGAGACGTTCGAGGGGATGGTCGGCGAAGAGCCCGAGGTCGGCCTGCACGTCCACGCCGAAAACGGCCTCCACGGCGACGTTACCGCCGTCCGCGACGACGAGGTCGAAGTCGACTTCAACCACGAACTCGCGGGGAAGACGCTCGTCTTCGACATCGAAATCGTCGCCGTCCAGTAG
- a CDS encoding ABC transporter ATP-binding protein encodes MSNQQSGDSQQMVQHGETDANADGRASVEDGSTRESALTGDALELSYPTSEEPVVECERIDIPRGEITALVGPNGSGKSTLLKSLAKQLSPDTGNVYLDGKSISEYDDKAFARELGMLSQQHDSPTSLTVEDLVYHGRYPHRSFFEQVNDDDHQAVERAIDLAGVEHIRDKQIGNLSGGQSQLAWIAMVLAQDTDVLLLDEPTTYLDLHHQLRVLETVRQLNEERGVTVAVVLHDIAQAARFADYLVAMQDGELYDWGPPREVVTEELLADVFRVEAAVNYTPDPEIVPKHSL; translated from the coding sequence ATGTCGAACCAGCAATCAGGAGACTCCCAACAGATGGTACAACACGGCGAAACGGACGCGAACGCGGACGGACGCGCGAGCGTCGAAGACGGCTCGACACGCGAGAGCGCGCTCACCGGCGACGCGCTCGAACTCTCGTATCCGACGAGCGAGGAGCCGGTCGTCGAGTGCGAGCGAATCGACATCCCACGCGGCGAAATCACGGCGCTCGTCGGGCCGAACGGCTCCGGCAAGAGCACGCTCCTGAAGTCGCTCGCCAAACAGCTCTCGCCCGACACCGGGAACGTCTACCTCGACGGGAAATCCATCAGCGAGTACGACGACAAGGCGTTCGCGCGCGAGTTGGGGATGCTCTCTCAACAGCACGACTCGCCCACGTCGCTCACCGTCGAGGACCTCGTCTACCACGGCCGATACCCGCACCGGAGCTTCTTCGAGCAGGTCAACGACGACGACCACCAAGCGGTCGAACGCGCCATCGACCTCGCCGGCGTCGAGCACATCCGCGACAAGCAGATCGGCAACCTCTCGGGCGGCCAGAGTCAACTGGCCTGGATTGCGATGGTGCTCGCACAGGACACCGACGTGCTCCTCCTCGACGAACCGACGACGTACCTCGACCTGCACCACCAGCTCCGCGTGCTGGAGACGGTCCGCCAACTCAACGAGGAACGTGGCGTGACGGTCGCGGTCGTCCTCCACGACATCGCGCAGGCGGCGCGGTTCGCCGACTACCTCGTCGCCATGCAGGACGGCGAACTGTACGACTGGGGCCCGCCGCGCGAGGTCGTCACCGAGGAACTCCTCGCCGACGTGTTCCGCGTCGAGGCCGCGGTCAACTACACGCCAGACCCCGAAATCGTCCCGAAGCACTCGCTGTAG
- a CDS encoding iron ABC transporter permease produces the protein MSGTTPTEQSSGSVLNRLFGWIDGSLVSLCLASLVVVVVGGLIQVSFGAFSMTIGEAWRAVFDPAVIFDPQVWQVFLLGGELPDLSRRTLIVWNIRLPRVFVAALVGANLAISGAIFQAVTRNELASPFILGVSSGAGLLILLTLVVFSGLAAYLPLLAALGGMFAFVLVYLIAWKNGTSPVRLVLAGVIVGTVFQSLQTGLFFFVDDIGVVQSAIAWTTGSLTGTDWEQVRMALPWSIIAVGLALGSSRQLNVLLLGEQTARSLGMSIEKVRFALSGVAVLAAAASIAVAGIVGFVGLVVPHLVRNVVGSDYKRLVVGCLFAGPALMVAADVGARLALNPIQLPVGVVTGLVGGPYFLYLMRKQQNIGEV, from the coding sequence GTGAGCGGAACGACGCCGACAGAACAGTCCTCGGGGTCGGTGCTGAACCGGTTGTTCGGCTGGATAGACGGCTCGCTCGTGTCGCTTTGTCTCGCCAGTCTCGTGGTCGTCGTGGTTGGCGGCCTCATACAGGTCAGCTTCGGCGCGTTCTCGATGACCATCGGCGAGGCGTGGCGCGCCGTCTTCGACCCCGCGGTCATCTTCGACCCGCAGGTCTGGCAGGTGTTCCTCCTCGGCGGCGAACTCCCAGACCTCAGTCGGCGGACGCTCATCGTCTGGAACATCCGGCTCCCGCGGGTGTTCGTCGCCGCTCTCGTCGGCGCGAACCTCGCAATCTCGGGCGCGATTTTCCAGGCGGTCACCCGGAACGAACTGGCCAGCCCGTTCATCCTCGGCGTCTCGTCGGGGGCCGGACTGCTCATCCTCCTCACGCTCGTCGTCTTCTCGGGGCTCGCGGCGTACCTCCCGCTTCTGGCGGCGCTCGGCGGGATGTTCGCGTTCGTCCTCGTCTACCTCATCGCGTGGAAGAACGGTACCTCGCCGGTCAGACTCGTCCTCGCGGGCGTCATCGTCGGCACCGTCTTCCAGAGCCTCCAGACGGGGCTGTTCTTCTTCGTCGACGACATCGGCGTCGTCCAATCGGCCATCGCGTGGACGACCGGGTCGCTCACCGGCACCGACTGGGAGCAGGTCCGCATGGCCCTGCCGTGGTCGATTATCGCCGTCGGCCTCGCGCTCGGAAGCTCCCGACAGCTCAACGTCCTGCTTCTGGGCGAACAGACCGCCCGTTCACTCGGGATGTCCATCGAGAAGGTCCGATTCGCCCTCTCGGGCGTCGCGGTCCTCGCAGCCGCCGCGAGCATCGCCGTCGCCGGCATCGTCGGCTTCGTCGGCCTCGTCGTCCCGCACCTCGTGCGGAACGTGGTCGGCAGCGACTACAAGCGGCTCGTCGTCGGCTGTCTGTTCGCCGGCCCGGCGCTGATGGTCGCCGCCGACGTGGGCGCGCGCCTCGCGCTCAACCCGATTCAGCTCCCGGTCGGCGTCGTCACGGGCCTCGTCGGCGGGCCGTACTTCCTCTATCTCATGCGCAAACAGCAGAACATCGGTGAAGTGTGA
- a CDS encoding FAD-dependent oxidoreductase, producing MTDQGTEPDSTDVVVVGGGPSGCAAAVFTARYGLDTVVFDRGNAAFRRCAYLENYLGFPAGIGVDTFTALMHEHLAEVGADYVADMVVSVERLGDDETSTDASGDESDAFDADARRFVVRTQDGRRVEADYVVAAAWYDGDYLRGLDDDDAMFEEHDHHGEVHEHFDSDYADDDGRTLVEGLYVAAPSGDRNAQVGIAAGQGGHVARCLIEDRRRERGFPGDLAAHYDWLRADTEFQGEWGDRDRWREWFESEVPDDADLDDERLAELRESYIDRAFDTRRTDHEVETAEPRGIRRLVEVIGTERVLDALPDEVLADYLDGRELGGVEQ from the coding sequence GTGACCGACCAAGGCACCGAACCCGATTCGACGGACGTGGTCGTCGTCGGCGGCGGTCCCTCCGGATGCGCCGCGGCCGTCTTCACCGCACGATACGGCCTCGATACCGTCGTTTTCGACCGAGGGAACGCCGCCTTCCGTCGGTGTGCGTACCTCGAAAACTACCTCGGCTTCCCCGCCGGCATCGGCGTGGACACGTTCACCGCGCTCATGCACGAACACCTCGCGGAGGTCGGCGCGGACTACGTCGCGGACATGGTCGTCTCGGTCGAGCGACTGGGCGACGACGAGACGAGTACGGACGCGAGCGGGGACGAGTCGGACGCGTTCGACGCCGACGCCCGGCGCTTCGTCGTCCGCACGCAGGACGGTCGCCGGGTCGAAGCCGACTACGTCGTCGCCGCCGCGTGGTACGACGGCGACTACCTCCGCGGCCTCGACGACGACGACGCGATGTTCGAGGAACACGACCACCACGGCGAGGTCCACGAGCACTTCGATTCCGACTACGCCGACGACGACGGGCGGACCCTGGTCGAGGGACTGTATGTCGCCGCACCGTCGGGCGACCGGAACGCACAGGTCGGCATCGCCGCCGGACAGGGCGGCCACGTCGCCCGGTGTCTCATCGAGGACCGCCGGCGCGAACGCGGCTTCCCCGGCGACCTCGCGGCCCACTACGACTGGCTCCGCGCCGACACCGAGTTCCAAGGCGAGTGGGGCGACCGCGACCGCTGGCGCGAGTGGTTCGAAAGCGAGGTCCCGGACGACGCCGACCTCGACGACGAACGCCTCGCGGAACTCCGCGAGTCCTACATCGACCGAGCGTTCGACACCCGTCGGACCGACCACGAGGTCGAGACCGCCGAACCCCGCGGTATCCGGCGACTCGTCGAGGTAATCGGCACCGAACGCGTCCTCGACGCGCTCCCTGACGAGGTGCTCGCGGACTACCTCGACGGGCGCGAACTCGGAGGTGTCGAGCAGTGA
- a CDS encoding DoxX family membrane protein: protein MAATGEIEMLGNRMEFDYAEGVTGYVLVFARLVTGYWFLHAGVTKYLAAEPFNAGGWLVNGTAGAPGPVHAFLAWVGQTPLMLEFTNVMVPLGETLIGFALITGAAVRLAAAGGTFLMTFFYLGNADWGHGLVNGDLLGLVMFLVVGALAAGRILGLDAYLEELEFVRQRPKLRYLLG from the coding sequence ATGGCCGCAACCGGCGAAATCGAGATGCTGGGGAACCGGATGGAGTTCGACTACGCCGAGGGCGTCACCGGCTACGTCCTCGTGTTCGCCCGGCTGGTCACGGGGTACTGGTTCCTCCACGCGGGGGTGACGAAGTACCTCGCCGCCGAGCCGTTTAACGCGGGCGGTTGGCTCGTGAACGGCACCGCCGGCGCGCCCGGCCCGGTCCACGCGTTCCTCGCGTGGGTCGGCCAGACGCCGCTGATGCTCGAGTTCACGAACGTCATGGTTCCGCTGGGCGAGACGCTCATCGGGTTCGCGCTCATCACCGGGGCTGCCGTCCGCCTCGCCGCCGCCGGGGGAACGTTCCTCATGACGTTCTTCTACCTCGGGAACGCCGACTGGGGTCACGGGCTGGTCAACGGCGACCTGCTGGGGCTCGTGATGTTCCTCGTGGTCGGCGCGCTCGCGGCGGGCCGCATCCTCGGCCTCGACGCGTACCTCGAAGAACTGGAGTTCGTCCGCCAGCGGCCCAAGCTCCGGTACCTCCTCGGCTGA
- a CDS encoding heavy-metal-associated domain-containing protein, which yields MPTILTVTGMTCEHCEQRVADALAGVDGVDDATADREAERATVEGDADTDVLVAAVEDAGYDASA from the coding sequence ATGCCGACCATCCTCACCGTCACCGGAATGACCTGCGAACACTGCGAACAGCGCGTCGCCGACGCCCTCGCCGGCGTCGACGGCGTCGATGACGCGACCGCCGACCGCGAGGCGGAGCGCGCGACTGTCGAGGGCGACGCCGACACCGACGTCCTCGTCGCGGCCGTCGAAGACGCGGGCTACGACGCGAGCGCCTGA
- a CDS encoding AsnC family transcriptional regulator produces MRALDETDLHILELLAEDARRPFSDISAEVGLSAPAVSDRIDRLREEGIIRRFTVDLDQSTLSGGTPVLVRLTVRPEFVDEVRDALRAADPVQHLFVAADGEVTAHARLDGSSVRAQLDDLVDLSRVRDYEVSLVESAEWTPTVNGTGFALECAECGNTVTSEGESARIGGTLYHFCCSSCLGRFEDRYDRLEAGANDD; encoded by the coding sequence ATGCGCGCGCTCGACGAAACCGACCTCCACATCCTCGAACTCCTCGCCGAAGACGCCCGCCGACCCTTCAGCGACATCTCTGCCGAAGTCGGCCTCTCCGCGCCGGCGGTCTCCGACCGCATCGACCGTCTCCGCGAGGAGGGCATCATCCGCCGCTTCACCGTGGACCTCGACCAATCGACGCTCTCGGGCGGGACGCCCGTCCTCGTCAGACTGACCGTCCGCCCGGAGTTCGTCGACGAGGTCCGCGACGCCCTCCGCGCGGCCGACCCGGTCCAACACCTGTTCGTCGCGGCCGACGGCGAGGTGACGGCCCACGCCCGACTTGACGGGAGTTCCGTCCGCGCCCAGTTGGACGACCTCGTGGACCTCTCGCGGGTCCGCGACTACGAGGTGAGCCTCGTGGAGTCCGCCGAGTGGACGCCGACGGTCAACGGGACCGGGTTCGCTCTCGAATGCGCCGAGTGCGGCAACACGGTGACGAGCGAGGGCGAAAGCGCCCGTATCGGCGGGACGCTCTACCACTTCTGCTGTTCGTCCTGTCTCGGCCGGTTCGAAGACCGATACGACCGCCTCGAAGCCGGCGCGAACGACGACTGA